The Candidatus Pantoea soli genome window below encodes:
- the thiP gene encoding thiamine/thiamine pyrophosphate ABC transporter permease ThiP: MATGRQPLMPGWLIPGAFSALLLCAVALLAFGALLAAAPATDWQALLSDSYLHHVLAFSFEQALLSALCSVVPAIPLARALYRRRFPGRALLLRLCAMTLVLPVLVAVFGLLSVYGRTGWLAQLCAALGLSYHFSPYGLQGILLAHVFFNLPLATRMLLQALESIPAEQRQLAAQLGMRGWWLFHWLEWPWLRRQILPTAALIFMLCFASFATVLALGGGPQATTLELAIYQALNFDYDPGRAALLALLQLGCCLLLVLLSQRFSQAIAPGSQTLRGWRDPQDSRLARVADALLIGLALLLLLPPLAAVVVDGLHGGVAGALQQPALWQATFTSLRIALGAGVLCAVLTLMLLWSSRELRQRQRLLSAQAMEMSGMLILAMPGIVLASGFFLLFNATTGLPQRADALVIFTNALIAIPYAMKVLENPMRDLSVRYGPLCASLGISGWHRLRLIELQALQRPLAQALAFACVLSIGDFGVVALFGSVDFRTLPFYLFQQIGAYRGADGAVTALLLLLLCLLLFTLMEKLPGRHADTE, translated from the coding sequence ATGGCAACAGGCCGTCAGCCGTTAATGCCCGGCTGGCTGATTCCGGGGGCGTTCAGCGCGCTGCTGCTGTGTGCGGTGGCGCTGCTGGCATTTGGCGCGCTGCTTGCCGCCGCACCCGCCACCGACTGGCAGGCGCTGCTGAGCGACAGCTATCTGCATCATGTACTGGCCTTTTCATTTGAACAGGCCCTGCTCTCTGCGCTGTGCTCGGTCGTGCCTGCCATACCGCTGGCCCGGGCGCTCTATCGCCGCCGTTTTCCTGGCCGCGCCCTGCTGCTGCGCCTGTGCGCCATGACGCTGGTGCTGCCGGTGCTGGTGGCGGTATTTGGCCTGCTGAGCGTTTACGGGCGTACTGGCTGGCTGGCGCAGCTCTGTGCCGCGCTCGGCCTCTCTTATCATTTCTCTCCCTATGGTCTGCAGGGCATTCTGCTGGCGCACGTTTTCTTTAATCTGCCGCTGGCCACCCGCATGCTGTTGCAGGCGCTGGAGAGCATTCCCGCTGAGCAGCGGCAGCTGGCAGCCCAGCTGGGCATGCGCGGCTGGTGGCTGTTTCACTGGCTGGAGTGGCCGTGGCTGCGCCGCCAGATCCTGCCCACCGCCGCGCTGATTTTTATGCTGTGCTTTGCCAGTTTTGCCACTGTGCTGGCGCTGGGCGGCGGCCCGCAGGCCACCACGCTGGAACTCGCCATCTATCAGGCACTGAATTTTGATTACGATCCTGGCCGCGCCGCGCTGCTGGCCCTGCTGCAGCTCGGCTGCTGTCTGCTGCTGGTGCTGCTGAGCCAGCGCTTCAGTCAGGCTATCGCGCCGGGCAGTCAGACGCTGCGCGGCTGGCGCGATCCGCAGGACAGCAGGCTGGCGCGCGTGGCCGATGCACTGCTGATTGGCCTGGCGCTGCTGCTACTGCTGCCTCCGCTGGCGGCGGTGGTGGTGGATGGGTTACACGGCGGCGTAGCGGGCGCGCTGCAACAGCCCGCACTCTGGCAGGCTACCTTTACCTCGCTGCGCATTGCGCTGGGGGCGGGCGTGCTGTGCGCGGTACTCACCCTGATGTTGCTGTGGAGCAGCCGCGAGCTGCGCCAGCGTCAGCGCCTGCTGAGCGCGCAGGCAATGGAGATGAGCGGCATGCTGATCCTCGCCATGCCGGGTATCGTGCTGGCCAGCGGCTTCTTTCTGCTGTTCAATGCCACAACAGGCCTGCCGCAGCGCGCCGATGCGCTGGTGATCTTCACCAATGCGCTGATCGCCATTCCCTATGCAATGAAAGTGCTGGAAAACCCGATGCGCGACCTGAGCGTACGCTACGGTCCGCTGTGCGCCTCACTGGGCATCAGCGGCTGGCATCGCCTGCGACTGATCGAGCTGCAGGCGCTGCAGCGCCCGCTGGCGCAGGCGCTGGCCTTTGCCTGCGTGCTGTCGATTGGCGATTTTGGCGTGGTGGCGCTGTTTGGCAGCGTCGATTTCCGCACCTTACCGTTTTACCTGTTTCAGCAGATTGGCGCTTATCGTGGGGCAGACGGTGCCGTTACCGCCCTGCTATTGCTGCTGTTATGCCTGCTGCTTTTTACCCTGATGGAAAAATTACCGGGTCGCCATGCTGACACTGAATAA
- the thiB gene encoding thiamine ABC transporter substrate binding subunit — MLNKVLPVLLLVCAPALAAKPVLTVYTYDSFAAEWGPGPAVKKAFEAQCGCELKYVALEDGVSLLNRVRMEGKNSKADIVLGLDNNLVQAAEQTGLFAPSQVDTRTLQLPDGWHNSTFIPFDYGYFAFVYDKTKLKNPPKSLRELAESPEKWRVIYEDPRTSTPGLGLLLWMQKVFGEHADQAWQKLAAKTVTVTKGWSEAYGLFLKGEGDLVLSYTTSPAYHLIEEKKDQYAAAPFSEGHYLQVEVAARLAGSQQPQLAQQFMQFMVSPAFQQTIPTGNWMYPVIKTALPAGYATLPVPADALQFTPAEVAEHRAAWIRTWQQAVSR, encoded by the coding sequence GTGTTAAACAAAGTTCTGCCCGTGCTGCTGCTGGTATGCGCACCGGCGCTTGCTGCCAAACCTGTCCTCACCGTTTATACCTACGATTCCTTCGCCGCTGAATGGGGCCCCGGCCCGGCGGTAAAAAAAGCCTTTGAAGCGCAGTGCGGTTGCGAACTGAAATACGTGGCGCTGGAAGATGGCGTTTCCCTGCTTAACCGGGTTCGTATGGAAGGCAAAAACAGCAAGGCCGACATTGTGCTGGGCCTGGATAACAATCTGGTCCAGGCGGCGGAACAAACCGGCCTGTTCGCTCCCAGCCAGGTAGATACCCGCACTCTGCAGCTGCCGGATGGCTGGCACAACAGCACGTTCATTCCGTTCGATTACGGCTATTTCGCCTTCGTTTACGACAAAACCAAACTGAAAAATCCGCCCAAAAGCCTGCGGGAGCTGGCAGAAAGCCCGGAAAAATGGCGCGTGATCTATGAAGATCCCCGTACCAGCACGCCGGGGCTGGGCTTGCTGCTGTGGATGCAGAAAGTGTTTGGCGAACATGCGGATCAGGCCTGGCAAAAGCTGGCGGCCAAAACCGTAACGGTCACCAAAGGCTGGAGTGAAGCCTACGGCCTGTTTCTGAAAGGCGAAGGCGATCTGGTGCTGAGCTACACCACATCACCCGCCTACCATCTGATCGAAGAGAAGAAAGATCAGTATGCAGCCGCGCCGTTCAGCGAAGGACATTATCTGCAGGTGGAGGTGGCCGCCCGACTGGCCGGCAGCCAGCAGCCGCAGCTGGCTCAGCAGTTTATGCAGTTTATGGTGTCCCCGGCCTTCCAGCAGACGATACCCACCGGCAACTGGATGTATCCGGTGATCAAAACCGCGCTGCCCGCCGGTTACGCCACGCTGCCGGTGCCGGCTGACGCGCTGCAGTTTACCCCTGCCGAGGTCGCTGAACACCGCGCCGCCTGGATTCGTACATGGCAACAGGCCGTCAGCCGTTAA
- the sgrR gene encoding HTH-type transcriptional regulator SgrR, producing MSSARLQQQFIRLWQHCQGEDQAITLQELAARLHCSRRHMRNLLAAMQQAGWLQWQAEAGRGKRSQLRFCCTGLALQQQRADELLEQDRIDQLVQLVGDKHQVRQMIAAHLGRSFRQGKHILRVLYYRPLPSLLPGSPLRRSETHLARQIFSGLTRVNEENGEIEPDIAHHWQQTSPLHWRFFLRPAIRFHHGRELAMEDVIASLERVRSQPLFSHLVRLHAPAPWTLDIHLSQPDRWLPWLLGSVSAMILPREWPALPNFAAQPVGTGPYSVVRNQQTQLKIAAFDDYFGYRALIDDVSIWVLPEISDELVYAGVKLEGESADEKSEESRLEEGCYFLLYDQRSARGRDADFRRWVSYLLNPVALLNHAGVGYQRYWFPAYGLLPRWHHRRDLDPVSKPQGLTQLTLSWYSQHVEHEGIASALRPLLAQQGVTLITREVSYEEWYAGAGDSDIWLGSVNFTLPLEYALFAQLYELPLMQHCVPLDWSADAARWRDNALPLAEWSRQLVSHNYLHPLFHHWLLLEGQRSMRGVRLNTLGWFDFKSAWFAPPDL from the coding sequence ATGTCTTCTGCCCGTCTGCAGCAGCAATTTATCCGCCTGTGGCAACACTGTCAGGGGGAGGATCAGGCGATCACGCTGCAGGAGCTGGCCGCGCGGCTGCACTGCTCGCGTCGCCATATGCGCAACCTGCTCGCTGCCATGCAGCAGGCGGGCTGGCTGCAGTGGCAGGCGGAGGCCGGACGCGGCAAACGTTCGCAGCTGCGTTTCTGCTGCACCGGACTGGCACTGCAGCAGCAGCGCGCCGACGAACTGCTGGAGCAGGATCGGATTGACCAGCTGGTTCAGCTGGTCGGCGATAAGCATCAGGTGCGGCAGATGATTGCCGCCCATCTGGGACGCAGCTTCCGGCAGGGCAAACATATTCTGCGCGTGCTTTACTACCGTCCGCTGCCCAGCCTGCTGCCGGGTTCGCCGCTGCGCCGCTCGGAAACCCATCTGGCACGGCAGATTTTCAGCGGCCTGACGCGGGTAAATGAGGAAAACGGGGAAATTGAACCGGATATCGCGCACCACTGGCAGCAAACGTCTCCGCTGCACTGGCGCTTCTTTCTGCGCCCGGCCATTCGCTTTCATCACGGCCGCGAACTGGCGATGGAGGATGTTATCGCCTCGCTGGAACGGGTGCGCAGCCAGCCGCTGTTTTCCCATCTGGTCCGCCTGCACGCGCCGGCTCCGTGGACGCTGGATATTCATCTCAGCCAGCCGGATCGCTGGCTGCCATGGCTGCTGGGCAGCGTCAGTGCGATGATTCTGCCGCGCGAGTGGCCCGCGCTGCCCAACTTTGCAGCGCAGCCGGTTGGCACCGGCCCCTACAGCGTGGTGCGTAATCAGCAGACGCAGCTGAAGATTGCCGCTTTTGACGACTACTTTGGCTACCGCGCGCTGATTGATGACGTCTCCATCTGGGTGTTACCGGAGATCAGCGATGAGCTGGTCTATGCCGGTGTAAAGCTGGAAGGGGAAAGCGCAGATGAAAAGTCAGAGGAGAGCCGGCTGGAAGAAGGCTGTTACTTTCTGCTGTACGATCAGCGATCCGCACGCGGACGCGATGCCGACTTCCGCCGCTGGGTCAGCTATCTGCTGAATCCGGTGGCGCTGCTGAATCATGCCGGCGTGGGCTATCAGCGCTACTGGTTTCCGGCTTATGGCCTGCTGCCGCGCTGGCATCACCGGCGCGATCTCGATCCCGTCAGCAAACCGCAGGGGCTGACGCAGCTGACGCTCAGCTGGTACAGCCAGCACGTTGAACACGAAGGCATTGCCAGTGCGCTGCGCCCGCTGCTGGCGCAGCAGGGTGTCACGCTGATAACGCGTGAAGTCAGCTATGAAGAGTGGTATGCCGGCGCGGGCGACAGCGATATCTGGCTGGGCAGCGTCAATTTCACCCTGCCGCTGGAGTATGCACTGTTTGCGCAGCTGTATGAGCTGCCGCTGATGCAGCACTGTGTTCCGCTCGACTGGTCAGCCGATGCCGCACGCTGGCGCGACAATGCGTTGCCGCTGGCGGAGTGGAGCCGCCAGCTGGTCAGCCACAACTACCTGCATCCGCTGTTCCATCACTGGCTGCTGCTGGAAGGGCAGCGCAGCATGCGTGGCGTGCGCCTCAATACGCTGGGCTGGTTTGATTTCAAGTCCGCCTGGTTCGCCCCGCCGGATCTGTGA